In Phreatobacter aquaticus, a single genomic region encodes these proteins:
- a CDS encoding NHL repeat-containing protein, producing MTSESGSRSLFVSLGPQRYRVERPFGGFDRGRAVVSDVACDSRGHVYVLLRLDPLVDEPADPVIELDPQGRVVRSFGAKDVLDAHMLAVDPEDHIVVVDRDAHRLVTFTRDGTVIRRIGSPETPGEPFSHPSSVAFAADGSFYVADGYGASRVQHFSAAGDRIRSFGRRGKAPGEFSTPHGVWVDADGRVLVTDRENDRLQLFSADGQPLDAWPDLPRAMDVWSDADGSIFVTDQVPRLSRYDRDGNLVGSCRPVLNGAHGIWGDRSGNIFLAEINPSRITKLTPV from the coding sequence ATGACCTCTGAATCGGGCTCAAGGAGCCTCTTCGTCTCGTTGGGACCGCAGCGCTACCGTGTCGAACGCCCCTTCGGCGGTTTTGACCGCGGACGCGCTGTCGTCAGTGACGTCGCCTGCGACAGTCGCGGCCATGTCTATGTGCTGTTGCGGCTCGACCCCTTGGTGGATGAACCCGCGGACCCCGTGATCGAGCTCGACCCGCAGGGGCGGGTCGTCAGGTCCTTCGGCGCGAAGGACGTCCTTGATGCCCATATGCTGGCGGTGGATCCCGAGGATCACATCGTCGTCGTTGACCGGGATGCCCACCGCCTCGTCACCTTCACCCGCGACGGCACGGTGATAAGGAGGATCGGGTCACCGGAGACCCCCGGCGAGCCCTTCTCCCATCCCTCCTCCGTCGCCTTCGCGGCGGATGGCAGCTTCTATGTTGCCGACGGATACGGCGCCTCGCGTGTCCAGCATTTCTCGGCAGCGGGTGATCGTATCCGCAGCTTTGGCCGGCGCGGCAAAGCGCCAGGCGAGTTCAGCACGCCGCATGGTGTCTGGGTGGACGCAGACGGCCGCGTGCTCGTGACGGACCGCGAGAACGACCGCCTTCAGCTCTTTTCGGCCGACGGGCAGCCGCTGGACGCCTGGCCGGACCTGCCGCGGGCCATGGATGTCTGGAGCGACGCCGACGGGTCCATCTTCGTGACGGACCAGGTCCCACGGCTGTCGCGCTACGATCGTGACGGCAATCTTGTCGGCTCCTGCCGACCGGTGCTGAACGGCGCCCACGGCATCTGGGGCGACCGGAGCGGCAACATCTTCCTCGCCGAGATCAATCCGAGCCGCATCACGAAGCTCACGCCTGTCTAG
- a CDS encoding ABC transporter permease — MALFGSLFCRLVLGLVIAFLFLPILIVLTVSFSSSAVFAFPPPGFSLRWYASLGKADSLLQAVWLSTQIAALSTAISLMLGTLCAIAITRGMIPGAKAVATFMASPLMLPGLVLGIAFLQAARDFGLRDTYTTLLIAHVVITMPFIMRTVLASLSLFDFAMVDAARMLGRSYPAALWTVLVPNILPGFVSGGLFAFIASFDNYPVSIFLVDVRTKTLPIQLLNQVEMSPDPTVAAISALLILGTIVALIVCDRLVGLKRMASI; from the coding sequence ATGGCCCTGTTCGGTTCGCTCTTCTGCCGTCTCGTTCTCGGCCTCGTCATCGCCTTTCTCTTCCTGCCGATCCTCATCGTCCTGACGGTGTCCTTCTCCTCCTCGGCGGTTTTCGCCTTTCCGCCGCCCGGCTTCTCGCTGCGGTGGTACGCATCCCTCGGCAAGGCTGACTCGCTGCTTCAGGCTGTCTGGCTTTCCACCCAGATTGCCGCCCTGTCCACGGCCATCTCGCTGATGCTGGGTACGCTCTGCGCCATCGCAATCACGCGGGGCATGATCCCCGGCGCCAAGGCGGTCGCGACCTTCATGGCCTCGCCGCTGATGTTGCCGGGCCTCGTGCTTGGCATCGCCTTCCTTCAGGCGGCAAGGGATTTCGGCCTGCGCGACACCTACACGACCCTGCTCATCGCCCATGTCGTCATCACTATGCCCTTCATCATGCGCACGGTGCTGGCGAGCCTGTCGCTGTTCGACTTCGCCATGGTGGACGCCGCCCGCATGCTTGGCCGCTCCTATCCAGCCGCCCTGTGGACGGTGCTGGTGCCGAACATCCTGCCGGGCTTTGTCAGCGGCGGGCTCTTCGCCTTCATCGCCTCCTTCGACAATTATCCGGTCTCGATCTTCCTTGTGGACGTGCGCACCAAAACGCTGCCGATCCAGCTCCTCAATCAGGTCGAGATGTCGCCCGACCCGACGGTTGCCGCGATCTCCGCACTGCTCATCCTTGGAACTATCGTTGCCCTGATCGTCTGCGACCGGCTGGTGGGCCTGAAGCGGATGGCCTCGATCTAG
- a CDS encoding ABC transporter permease has product MTLARDDIAVPSAPISRPQFDAKALIAVPGLVFMALAFAVPVLMLVGESFVDRNGFSLAGYRKVLGDPYYIGIIGNSLQLACITTAACLAIGYPAAWALARIRGAWQVILFALIFLPLTVSIVVKTFGLTIMMRRDGIINFLLVNLGFIERPMRLVFTEFSLYFGMVNVFLPFMILPLYSVMRMLDPRLLDASASLGAGPVHTFLRVTLPLTMPGIIAGGTLVFSISVAAYVTPGLLVGDRFMTMSQVMAKAYLNIRDFQLGASMAVIMLVISAALILASSYLVRTPGGERR; this is encoded by the coding sequence ATGACGCTCGCAAGGGACGACATCGCGGTGCCATCCGCTCCGATCTCGCGCCCGCAATTCGACGCCAAGGCACTGATCGCCGTGCCGGGGCTTGTCTTCATGGCGCTCGCCTTCGCGGTTCCGGTTCTGATGCTGGTCGGCGAGAGCTTCGTCGACCGGAACGGCTTCAGCCTGGCCGGTTACCGCAAGGTGCTGGGGGATCCCTATTATATCGGGATCATCGGCAATTCGCTTCAGCTTGCCTGCATCACCACAGCGGCATGCCTTGCCATTGGATACCCCGCCGCCTGGGCGCTGGCCCGCATCCGGGGCGCCTGGCAGGTGATCCTCTTCGCGCTGATCTTCCTGCCGCTGACCGTGTCCATCGTCGTGAAGACCTTCGGCCTGACCATCATGATGCGCCGCGATGGCATCATCAATTTCCTGCTGGTCAATCTCGGCTTCATCGAGCGCCCCATGCGGCTCGTCTTCACCGAATTCAGCCTCTATTTCGGCATGGTCAACGTCTTCCTGCCCTTCATGATCCTGCCGCTCTATTCGGTCATGCGCATGCTGGACCCGCGGCTGCTCGACGCGTCCGCATCGCTCGGCGCCGGCCCGGTCCACACCTTCCTGCGGGTGACCCTGCCTCTCACCATGCCGGGCATCATTGCCGGTGGGACCCTGGTCTTCTCAATCTCGGTGGCAGCCTATGTGACGCCCGGCCTGCTTGTCGGCGACCGCTTCATGACCATGTCGCAGGTGATGGCCAAGGCCTATCTGAACATCCGCGACTTCCAGCTGGGAGCAAGCATGGCGGTGATCATGCTGGTCATCTCGGCGGCGCTGATCCTCGCCTCCTCCTACCTCGTCCGGACGCCGGGCGGAGAGAGGCGCTGA
- a CDS encoding ABC transporter ATP-binding protein yields the protein MSQQATAMPPATEAEREPSYLAVSNVIKRFGASTVLDSLSLAVGRAEFVSLLGPSGCGKTTLLRLIAGLLTPDQGAIEVGGRDLTRVAAHRRNIGVVFQNYALFPHLTVAENIAYGLKAKGVPRADQAKKVTEALGLVRMEAFADRAVTALSGGQQQRIAVARAIVVEPSLLLLDEPFSALDRKLRETMQIELRHILRNLGITSIFVTHDQDEALVMSDRIAVMNEGRIEHLGTPSEVYARPKSLYTMEFVGQSSRIAGVVKGGQDGLVEIDTPFGLIRAPGNFLVGSKVVVGVRPEAIAAGEGPASDYNMVRGTVAEVIYFGSRTLLHFRTSRETDRLHVELNRLPDQVEPGTEMTVRWRIEDSRLFPAPAEAPQ from the coding sequence ATGAGCCAGCAGGCGACGGCGATGCCGCCGGCGACCGAGGCAGAGCGGGAACCGAGCTATCTGGCGGTTTCGAACGTCATCAAGCGTTTCGGGGCCTCCACTGTCCTCGACAGCCTGAGTCTCGCCGTGGGCCGGGCCGAGTTCGTGTCGCTGCTCGGTCCATCGGGCTGCGGCAAGACCACTTTGCTCCGCCTGATCGCGGGCCTCCTGACGCCTGACCAGGGCGCCATCGAGGTGGGCGGACGCGACCTCACGCGGGTCGCCGCCCATCGGCGCAATATCGGCGTGGTGTTCCAGAACTACGCGCTCTTTCCGCATCTGACGGTCGCGGAGAACATCGCCTATGGCCTGAAAGCCAAGGGCGTGCCGAGAGCCGACCAAGCGAAGAAGGTCACCGAGGCGCTTGGCCTCGTGCGGATGGAGGCCTTCGCCGACCGCGCCGTCACCGCGCTCTCCGGCGGCCAGCAGCAGCGCATCGCGGTGGCCCGTGCGATCGTGGTCGAGCCGAGCCTCCTCCTGCTTGACGAGCCCTTCTCGGCCCTCGACCGCAAACTGCGCGAGACCATGCAGATCGAGCTGCGCCACATCCTGCGCAATCTCGGGATCACATCGATCTTCGTCACCCATGACCAGGACGAAGCACTGGTCATGAGTGACCGCATCGCCGTGATGAACGAAGGGCGGATCGAGCATCTGGGCACGCCGTCGGAGGTCTATGCCCGGCCGAAATCGCTCTACACGATGGAGTTCGTGGGACAGTCGAGCCGGATTGCCGGCGTCGTGAAAGGCGGCCAAGACGGCCTGGTCGAGATCGATACGCCTTTCGGCCTGATCCGAGCGCCGGGGAATTTCCTGGTCGGCAGCAAGGTTGTCGTAGGCGTCCGGCCCGAGGCGATCGCGGCGGGCGAAGGGCCGGCCAGCGATTACAACATGGTGCGTGGCACCGTGGCCGAGGTCATCTATTTCGGCTCCCGCACCCTCCTGCATTTCCGCACGTCGCGGGAGACGGATCGCCTGCATGTCGAGCTCAACCGGCTGCCGGACCAGGTCGAGCCGGGCACCGAGATGACCGTGCGCTGGCGCATTGAGGACAGCCGCCTCTTCCCGGCGCCCGCCGAGGCACCCCAATGA
- a CDS encoding extracellular solute-binding protein — translation MASPTRISRRTFAAGSLVAVTGFPNIVRGQTREIFVGGPASPGLTDILFPVIERKHNMKILFEGTNSLINLEKIRANKARPTMTVTMMDDPVLVLAEREKVIRKLPADITNLADVPAAAKPRDAMWANWCQPMCSFSYNSRALPQGLASYNDAWDRKFRERIIMISMRITQAVAPLVAAASYATKKPLDQALKEWGAGIERLKELRPNVIQVSSNAPQAQQLLETGECDLYMAPDSRTTLFRKAQGAPVDQGLPKEGVLAMPAGVALVEGGPNQDLGIAFINEMLNPETQALIARTFWSKPTNAKTVLPPGITFPELIALDWEYFADNRNAMIERFEREVSSR, via the coding sequence ATGGCCTCCCCGACCCGCATTTCGCGCCGTACATTCGCAGCCGGTTCGCTCGTCGCAGTGACCGGGTTCCCCAATATCGTGCGCGGTCAGACCCGCGAGATCTTCGTGGGTGGGCCGGCCTCTCCGGGTCTGACGGACATCCTGTTTCCCGTCATCGAGCGCAAGCACAACATGAAGATCCTCTTCGAGGGGACCAACTCGCTGATCAACCTCGAGAAGATCCGCGCCAACAAGGCCCGTCCGACCATGACGGTGACCATGATGGACGATCCGGTCCTCGTCCTCGCCGAGCGCGAGAAGGTGATTCGCAAGCTCCCCGCCGACATCACCAACCTCGCCGATGTTCCGGCCGCCGCGAAGCCGCGCGACGCCATGTGGGCGAACTGGTGCCAGCCCATGTGCTCGTTCTCCTACAACAGCCGTGCCTTGCCGCAGGGTCTCGCCTCCTACAACGACGCCTGGGACCGCAAATTCCGCGAGCGCATCATCATGATCTCGATGCGGATCACCCAGGCGGTGGCACCGCTTGTCGCCGCCGCCTCCTACGCCACCAAGAAGCCTCTCGACCAGGCCCTGAAGGAATGGGGTGCGGGCATCGAGCGACTGAAGGAATTGCGCCCCAACGTCATTCAGGTCTCGTCAAACGCGCCGCAGGCCCAGCAGCTGCTGGAGACCGGCGAGTGCGACCTCTATATGGCTCCGGATTCGCGCACCACGCTGTTCCGCAAGGCCCAGGGCGCGCCGGTCGATCAGGGGCTGCCGAAGGAAGGCGTGCTCGCCATGCCGGCGGGCGTCGCGCTGGTGGAAGGCGGCCCCAATCAGGATCTCGGCATCGCCTTCATCAACGAGATGCTCAATCCGGAAACGCAGGCCCTCATCGCCCGCACCTTCTGGTCCAAGCCCACCAATGCCAAGACGGTGCTGCCTCCGGGCATCACCTTCCCCGAGCTCATCGCCCTCGACTGGGAATATTTCGCCGACAACCGGAACGCGATGATCGAGCGGTTCGAGCGGGAAGTCTCCTCGCGATGA
- the hydA gene encoding dihydropyrimidinase: protein MATYDTIVRGGRIVTASEVYQADLAIKDGVVAAIGYDLGDSAEVVDAKDMLVLPGGVDTHVHLDQTGLGPEMCDGFDSGTASAAAGGTTTVVCFVWQPKGGSLAQVAADYRVKAEKARVDYSFHLTVTDPTPEVLEVELPQLIAEGCRSVKVFMTYDGVRLDDREVLRVLAAARRNQALVCVHAENHDLIAWLTEQLVSAGLTTPKYHAYAKPMIAEREAVSRIIALAEALDVPIQIFHVSGAQSAEEIARAQARGLKVWGETCVHYLTLTADDLDRPGFEGAKFIFGPPARTEADQEALWGYLKRGVIEVISSDHSPTRFDDPKGKKFAGDPAPFNKVPNGIPGLAARLPVLFTEGVSKGRIDLPTFVRLTSTNPAKLFGLFPQKGCLAVGSDADFILWDPQKTVTLTNALMHHGGDYTPYEGYQTQGYPVATFLRGQQVFDGSAVVGAAGGGRFIARPPYPMITPLQRFPTPFNAVHATLI from the coding sequence ATGGCAACATACGACACGATTGTTCGTGGCGGCAGGATCGTGACGGCCAGCGAAGTCTACCAGGCCGATCTGGCGATCAAGGACGGCGTGGTCGCAGCTATCGGTTACGACCTCGGGGACAGTGCCGAGGTCGTCGACGCAAAGGACATGCTGGTCCTGCCGGGCGGGGTCGATACCCACGTCCATCTCGACCAGACCGGCCTCGGGCCGGAAATGTGCGATGGCTTTGACAGTGGCACGGCCTCGGCGGCGGCCGGCGGCACCACGACCGTCGTGTGCTTCGTCTGGCAACCGAAGGGCGGCTCGCTCGCGCAGGTTGCTGCCGACTATCGCGTCAAGGCTGAGAAGGCGCGGGTCGACTACTCCTTCCACCTGACTGTCACCGACCCCACTCCCGAGGTCCTGGAGGTCGAACTGCCGCAGCTGATCGCCGAAGGCTGCCGGTCGGTGAAGGTCTTCATGACCTATGACGGAGTTCGTCTCGATGACCGCGAGGTGCTGCGCGTGCTGGCGGCCGCCCGCCGCAACCAGGCGCTGGTCTGCGTCCATGCGGAGAACCACGACCTCATCGCCTGGCTGACAGAGCAACTGGTCTCGGCAGGCCTGACAACGCCTAAATATCATGCATATGCCAAGCCGATGATCGCCGAGCGGGAGGCAGTGTCCAGAATCATCGCCCTCGCCGAGGCGCTCGATGTGCCCATCCAGATCTTCCATGTGTCGGGGGCCCAGTCCGCCGAGGAGATCGCCCGGGCGCAGGCCCGCGGCCTCAAGGTCTGGGGCGAGACCTGCGTCCACTATCTGACGTTGACGGCCGACGACCTCGACAGACCGGGCTTCGAAGGTGCGAAGTTCATCTTTGGGCCCCCGGCACGCACCGAAGCCGACCAGGAGGCGCTGTGGGGTTATCTGAAGCGGGGTGTGATCGAGGTCATATCATCGGATCATTCTCCGACCCGCTTCGACGATCCCAAGGGCAAGAAGTTCGCCGGGGACCCGGCTCCTTTCAACAAGGTGCCCAATGGCATCCCCGGGCTTGCGGCACGGCTTCCCGTCCTTTTCACAGAAGGCGTCTCCAAGGGCCGCATCGATCTGCCGACCTTCGTGCGGCTCACCAGTACGAATCCAGCCAAACTCTTCGGCCTATTTCCGCAGAAGGGTTGCCTTGCGGTCGGCAGCGATGCCGATTTCATCCTGTGGGATCCGCAAAAGACGGTCACGCTCACCAATGCGCTGATGCATCACGGGGGCGACTACACGCCCTACGAGGGCTACCAGACCCAAGGCTATCCGGTTGCAACCTTCCTGCGGGGACAACAGGTTTTCGACGGCTCGGCTGTCGTCGGCGCAGCAGGCGGCGGACGCTTCATCGCCCGTCCCCCCTACCCCATGATCACACCTCTCCAGCGGTTCCCAACGCCGTTCAATGCGGTCCATGCCACGCTGATCTAA
- a CDS encoding hydroxyisourate hydrolase: MPGGISLHAVDVVTGRAALGMGVTIHRLSPEPALIAEGRLGVHGTLDHPVVEGAGIVPGTYQALFAVGAFYRTSGQDSPFLDDLPFRFIITDASEHFHLPLKFSPWGLALFRGV, from the coding sequence ATGCCCGGCGGAATTTCGCTCCATGCCGTTGATGTTGTCACCGGACGCGCCGCTCTTGGCATGGGCGTGACGATCCATCGCCTGTCACCGGAACCAGCCCTGATCGCCGAAGGCCGGCTTGGCGTCCATGGGACGTTGGACCATCCGGTTGTGGAGGGCGCGGGTATCGTACCCGGCACCTACCAGGCCCTCTTCGCCGTGGGTGCCTTCTATAGAACATCTGGCCAGGACAGCCCGTTTCTGGATGACCTGCCCTTCCGGTTCATCATCACCGATGCGTCCGAGCACTTCCATCTGCCGCTGAAATTCTCGCCCTGGGGCCTCGCTCTGTTCCGCGGCGTCTAG
- a CDS encoding ABC transporter substrate-binding protein yields MPSPLRVILNTFLSGPQAWFFVAEDRGYFADHGIEVVFTPGDTLANAVPKVASGAYDIGYGDMNALIELHGARPDAANPVAVFIMHNASPYTIAVAADGPIRTPKDLAGQHLLTHPNDAALRMFPEFIRATGLDASGIAIIEDRRHHRDLTAAILRGEAAGLFGFVNTLASAAIEAGIAPADLRHFEWRQHVPALCGAAIIASPDLVAERPDTVRGFVSAVNRAVKDVIADPDAAVEAVRRRDPTIDVAANKARLMGTLALEMAHPEGARLGLGDIDPLRLDEAIDLITAVKDLPARPESGRIFDRSFLPPDGERIRTLAKAS; encoded by the coding sequence ATGCCAAGCCCGCTCCGGGTCATCCTCAATACGTTTCTGTCAGGCCCGCAGGCCTGGTTCTTCGTGGCCGAGGACCGTGGCTATTTCGCAGACCACGGCATCGAGGTCGTCTTCACCCCGGGAGACACGCTCGCCAATGCCGTGCCGAAAGTGGCCAGCGGCGCCTATGACATCGGCTATGGCGACATGAATGCGCTGATCGAGCTGCACGGCGCCCGACCGGATGCGGCCAATCCTGTCGCCGTCTTCATCATGCACAATGCGTCGCCCTACACGATCGCCGTTGCCGCGGATGGACCGATCCGGACGCCGAAAGACCTGGCGGGCCAGCACCTGTTGACCCATCCGAACGATGCGGCACTGCGGATGTTTCCCGAGTTCATCCGCGCGACCGGCCTCGATGCCTCGGGCATCGCGATCATCGAGGACCGGCGTCACCACCGCGACCTCACAGCCGCGATCCTGCGCGGCGAGGCGGCCGGCCTGTTCGGCTTCGTCAACACTCTGGCCTCGGCTGCCATCGAGGCCGGCATCGCGCCGGCCGACCTTCGACATTTCGAATGGCGCCAGCATGTGCCCGCTTTGTGTGGCGCGGCGATTATCGCGTCGCCTGACCTCGTCGCGGAGCGGCCGGACACCGTCCGGGGCTTCGTCTCAGCGGTCAATCGCGCGGTGAAGGATGTGATTGCCGACCCTGATGCGGCGGTCGAGGCAGTTCGGCGGCGCGATCCAACCATCGATGTCGCGGCCAACAAAGCTCGATTGATGGGCACGCTTGCGCTCGAAATGGCCCATCCCGAGGGAGCACGGCTCGGACTTGGCGACATCGATCCCTTGCGTCTCGATGAGGCGATCGATCTGATCACCGCCGTGAAGGACCTGCCGGCCAGGCCCGAAAGCGGTCGGATCTTCGATCGCAGTTTCCTGCCGCCGGATGGCGAGCGGATCAGGACTTTGGCCAAAGCCTCGTGA
- a CDS encoding tripartite tricarboxylate transporter permease has product MDLVSNIALGFSVAITPVNILFCFVGVLLGTLIGVLPGIGAVATMSMLLPVTFHLPPATSLIMLAGIYYGAQYGGSTTAILVKLPGEASSVATVLDGYAMAQKGRAGAALSIAALASFVAGSLATLLIAIAGPLMAQLALRFGPAEYFSLMLLGLVASVILASGSVVKAIVMILVGVYLGLVGPDANSPMPRLTFGVPALAEGVNFVALAVGLFGISEIILNLEGHLARVAPVAMRDLFPNRDELRRSVGPTLRGTAIGSILGVLPGGGALLASFGAYAIEKKLSSEPERFGQGAVEGVAAPEAANNAGAQTSFVPLLTLGVPSNAIMAVMAGAMTIQGIAPSPKVMTEHATLFWGMIASMWIGNFLLVILNLPLVGLWVKLLQVPYRLLYPAILFFCCIGVYSINNSAFDVYLAVGFGIIGYLMIKLGFEPTPLLLGFILGPMMEENLKRALILSGGSLEPFYQRPISLTLLVLTVGMFVLMALPSFKRTRETALNAD; this is encoded by the coding sequence ATGGATCTGGTCTCGAACATCGCGCTCGGCTTCTCGGTCGCCATCACGCCGGTCAATATCCTGTTCTGCTTTGTCGGCGTGCTGCTCGGCACGCTCATCGGCGTGTTGCCCGGCATCGGGGCCGTCGCGACGATGTCGATGCTGCTGCCGGTGACCTTCCACCTGCCGCCGGCCACCTCGCTGATCATGCTCGCCGGCATCTATTACGGCGCCCAATATGGCGGCTCGACCACCGCGATCCTCGTCAAGTTGCCAGGCGAGGCCTCCTCGGTCGCAACCGTTCTCGACGGCTATGCGATGGCCCAGAAGGGCCGGGCCGGCGCGGCCCTGTCCATTGCGGCGCTGGCCTCCTTCGTGGCCGGCTCGCTCGCCACGCTCCTGATTGCCATTGCCGGGCCGCTGATGGCCCAGCTCGCGCTGCGCTTCGGCCCGGCCGAATATTTCTCGCTCATGCTGCTCGGCCTCGTCGCCTCGGTGATCCTGGCTTCGGGATCGGTGGTAAAGGCGATCGTCATGATCCTGGTCGGGGTCTATCTCGGTCTGGTCGGGCCGGACGCCAATTCCCCCATGCCGAGGCTGACCTTCGGAGTTCCAGCTCTCGCCGAGGGGGTGAATTTCGTGGCCCTGGCTGTCGGATTGTTCGGCATTTCCGAGATCATCCTCAATCTGGAAGGTCATCTTGCGCGCGTCGCGCCGGTCGCCATGCGTGACCTGTTCCCCAATCGCGACGAGCTCAGGCGCTCGGTCGGCCCGACGCTGCGCGGAACAGCCATCGGCTCGATCCTGGGGGTGTTGCCCGGCGGCGGCGCGCTGCTCGCCTCCTTCGGCGCCTATGCGATCGAGAAGAAGCTGTCGTCCGAACCGGAGCGTTTCGGCCAAGGCGCTGTGGAAGGTGTCGCGGCCCCCGAGGCCGCCAACAATGCCGGTGCCCAGACCTCCTTCGTGCCGCTGCTGACGCTTGGCGTGCCGTCGAATGCCATCATGGCGGTCATGGCCGGCGCCATGACCATCCAGGGTATCGCGCCGAGCCCAAAGGTCATGACCGAACATGCGACCCTGTTCTGGGGCATGATCGCGTCCATGTGGATCGGCAACTTCCTGCTGGTCATCCTCAACCTGCCGCTGGTCGGCCTGTGGGTGAAGCTGCTCCAGGTGCCCTATCGCCTGCTCTATCCGGCGATCCTGTTCTTCTGCTGCATCGGCGTCTATTCGATCAACAATTCGGCCTTCGACGTCTATCTGGCGGTCGGCTTCGGCATCATCGGCTATCTGATGATCAAGCTGGGTTTCGAGCCGACGCCGCTGCTCCTGGGGTTCATCCTTGGGCCCATGATGGAAGAAAACCTGAAGCGGGCGCTCATCCTGTCCGGCGGCAGTCTCGAGCCGTTCTACCAACGCCCGATCAGCCTGACCCTGCTGGTCCTGACTGTGGGCATGTTCGTGCTCATGGCCTTGCCGAGCTTCAAGCGCACGCGCGAAACCGCCTTGAACGCCGATTGA
- a CDS encoding tripartite tricarboxylate transporter TctB family protein, whose product MGRIFNIEVASGLLVVLLGAGGLFAIGNLDMGVANDMGPGYLPRLVAWALVGTGAVMTALAAFRDHPPFPDLHWRPTLAISAATAAFGLMIDRLGMVIAVVAMTVIASLASSISRPRETPILAGLLAAGAVLVFIIGLKLAIPIWPR is encoded by the coding sequence ATGGGCCGGATCTTCAATATCGAAGTGGCTTCCGGGCTGCTGGTCGTCCTCCTGGGTGCCGGCGGACTGTTCGCCATCGGCAATCTCGACATGGGTGTCGCCAACGATATGGGTCCAGGCTACCTGCCGCGGCTGGTTGCCTGGGCTCTGGTCGGCACCGGTGCGGTGATGACCGCGCTCGCGGCCTTTCGTGATCATCCGCCGTTTCCGGATCTCCACTGGCGGCCGACCCTGGCCATCTCGGCGGCCACGGCGGCCTTCGGCCTCATGATCGACCGCCTCGGCATGGTCATCGCCGTGGTCGCCATGACCGTGATCGCCAGCCTTGCCAGTTCCATCTCGCGACCGCGCGAGACGCCGATCCTGGCCGGTCTGCTCGCTGCGGGCGCCGTGCTCGTCTTCATCATCGGGCTCAAGCTCGCAATCCCGATCTGGCCGAGGTGA
- a CDS encoding Bug family tripartite tricarboxylate transporter substrate binding protein, with amino-acid sequence MMNRLSRRTMILAGAASLAAPGLASGQAVWPTKPVRILVTFPPGGTSDIVARLLGQYMSEKLGQQFLIDNRAGAGGTLAADIVKKEAADGHTLLLANNAPFTISPTQFRQMPYDTVKDFTHVAYIGASAPGLFVQPSLGIKTLKEFIDRAKAQPGQLKYGSSGVGSIHHVLGEALKRRAGINVVHVPYRGTAPAIQDFKAGVLSCFFDLVAQNVPMLRANEAIAVGVAAPERISQAPEVPTFREQGMDLVLENWLGISGPAGMPAPVTAAIHAAVANAIALPAVQERLQSWGVERKPMSTADYTKFVADQIEVWRPLIIEAGAQER; translated from the coding sequence ATGATGAACCGCCTCTCCCGCCGCACCATGATCCTGGCCGGTGCCGCCTCGCTGGCCGCACCGGGCCTTGCCTCCGGACAGGCCGTCTGGCCGACCAAGCCGGTCCGCATCCTCGTGACCTTCCCGCCGGGTGGCACCAGCGACATCGTCGCCCGCCTGCTCGGCCAGTACATGTCCGAGAAGCTTGGCCAGCAATTCCTGATCGACAACCGCGCCGGTGCCGGCGGAACGCTTGCCGCCGACATCGTCAAGAAGGAAGCGGCCGACGGCCACACGCTGCTGCTTGCCAACAATGCGCCCTTCACCATCTCGCCGACCCAGTTCCGGCAGATGCCCTACGACACGGTCAAGGACTTCACCCATGTCGCCTATATCGGCGCGTCGGCGCCTGGCCTGTTCGTCCAGCCGTCGCTCGGCATCAAGACGCTGAAGGAGTTCATCGACCGGGCCAAGGCGCAGCCGGGCCAGCTCAAATATGGCTCGTCGGGCGTCGGCTCGATCCATCACGTGCTGGGCGAGGCCTTGAAACGGCGCGCCGGCATCAACGTGGTCCACGTGCCCTATCGCGGCACCGCGCCGGCGATCCAGGACTTCAAGGCCGGCGTCCTGTCCTGCTTCTTCGATCTGGTGGCCCAGAATGTCCCGATGCTGCGGGCCAATGAGGCGATCGCTGTCGGCGTCGCGGCGCCCGAACGGATTTCGCAGGCCCCGGAGGTTCCGACCTTCCGCGAACAGGGCATGGATCTCGTGCTCGAAAACTGGCTCGGCATATCGGGACCGGCCGGCATGCCGGCGCCGGTGACTGCAGCCATCCATGCCGCTGTGGCCAACGCGATCGCCCTGCCCGCCGTCCAGGAGCGGCTGCAATCCTGGGGTGTCGAGCGCAAGCCAATGAGCACCGCGGATTATACCAAGTTCGTCGCCGATCAGATCGAGGTCTGGCGCCCCCTGATCATTGAGGCCGGCGCACAGGAGCGCTGA